The Cyclopterus lumpus isolate fCycLum1 chromosome 6, fCycLum1.pri, whole genome shotgun sequence genome contains a region encoding:
- the LOC117731967 gene encoding toll-like receptor 2, with the protein MMMELMYSPETADIESQPADPPCPSINDLPTLGDGECYHVFISYSSTDYQWTHSLIGQLESCGLQVCYHERDFTPGRTVLENMSDCIQESQKVLLVLSQEFVRSRWCLLEANMSLFRDCLERKPIVPVLLEPGVSVPLHLCHLTYLEANDPDFKDKLLKVLCTPNQQLRGSTVVPFQPPSIYNGKALQPLIAVNDEGLNKWDCGQFSDMEVPDQLRLIIQDHEKYRKAFGRHFLH; encoded by the exons ATG ATGATGGAGCTAATGTATTCTCCTGAGACTGCAGACATTGAGTCACAGCCTGCTGACCCACCGTGTCCCTCTATTAATGATCTTCCCACACTGGGAGATGGTGAGTGTTACCATGTCTTCATTAGCTACAGCAGCACCGACTACCAGTGGACCCACTCCCTCATCGGCCAGCTGGAGTCCTGCGGCTTGCAGGTCTGCTACCATGAACGTGACTTCACTCCGGGCCGCACCGTGTTGGAAAACATGTCCGACTGCATCCAGGAGAGCCAGAAGGTCCTGCTGGTTCTCAGCCAGGAGTTTGTGAGGAGCCGCTGGTGTCTCCTGGAGGCCAATATGTCTTTGTTCAGAGACTGCCTGGAGAGGAAGCCCATTGTCCCGGTGCTGCTGGAGCCAGGAGTCTCTGTTCCTCTTCACCTCTGCCACCTCACCTACCTGGAGGCCAACGATCCAGACTTCAAGGACAAGCTGCTCAAGGTGCTGTGCACCCCCAACCAACAGCTGAGAGGGTCCACTGTGGTGCCCTTTCAGCCTCCTTCTATCTACAATGGGAAGGCCCTACAGCCTTTGATTGCTGTCAATGATGAGGGACTCAACAAATGGGACTGTGGTCAGTTCAGTGACATGGAGGTGCCGGACCAACTGCGTCTGATCATTCAGGACCACGAGAAGTACCGAAAGGCT TTTGGGCGACACTTCCTTCATTGA